A single Bufo bufo chromosome 6, aBufBuf1.1, whole genome shotgun sequence DNA region contains:
- the IFT52 gene encoding intraflagellar transport protein 52 homolog has translation MLRAGGKMGVSRQVASDHENRTTILFNVSKNESGGYKSLQKRLRANWKIQSLKEDITPEKLSGVKLWITAGPREKFTAAEFEALKQFLEKGGDILVMLGEGGEAKYDTNINFFLEEYGIMVNTDAVVRNVYYKYFHPKEALISNGVLNREINRAAGKNISTVTDDEVEGNNSQGLTFVYPFGATLNVMKPAVAVLSTGSVCFPLNRPVMAFYHSKPHGGKLAVVGSGHMFNDQYLDKEENAKILDVLMQWLTTDDIQLNQIDADAPEICDYTMIPDTNKLSQQLRVCLQEGDENPRDFTTLFDMSIYQLDTSSLSKVIKSYKELNVKHETLQLIQPQFEAPLPALQPAVFPPSFREPSAPALELFDLDENFSSEKSRLAQITNRCTEDDLEFYVRKCGDILGVTGNLPKEEQDAKHILQHIFFQVVEFKKLNQEHDLDTSETGFQSS, from the exons ATGCTGCGCGCCGGGGGAAAGATGGGGGTCAGCAGACAG GTTGCATCTGATCATGAGAATCGAACCACCATCTTGTTTAATGTATCGAAAAATGAGAGCGGGGGCTACAAGTCTCTACAGAAAAGACTCCGCGCCAACTGGAAAATACAAAG TTTGAAAGAAGATATCACACCTGAGAAGTTGTCAGGGGTCAAACTCTGGATCACTGCTGGACCCAGGGAGAAATTCACAGCAGCTGAG TTTGAAGCATTGAAGCAGTTTCTGGAGAAAGGCGGTGACATTCTTGTGatgctgggagagggaggagaggccaAATATGATACCAATATCAATTTTTTCTTAGAGGAGTATGGCATAATGGTGAATACTG ATGCTGTTGTTAGAAACGTTTACTACAAATACTTCCACCCCAAGGAGGCGCTCATTTCCAATGGAGTGCTAAACCG ggagaTCAATAGAGCGGCTGGAAAGAACATCTCGACAGTAACTGATGATGAGGTTGAAGGCAACAATTCACA GGGTTTGACCTTTGTGTACCCATTTGGTGCCACGCTCAACGTTATGAAGCCAGCAGTGGCTGTTCTGTCCACAGGATCAGTGTGTTTCCCACTGAACAGACCAGTCATGGCATTTTATCATTCCAAG CCACATGGAGGCAAATTGGCTGTGGTGGGATCAGGTCACATGTTCAACGATCAGTACCTGGATAAGGAAGAAAATGCAAAGATCCTG GATGTGCTAATGCAATGGCTCACTACCGATGACATCCAGCTGAACCAAATTGATGCCGACGCTCCAGAG ATTTGTGATTACACCATGATCCCTGACACCAACAAGTTATCCCAGCAGCTGCGTGTCTGTCTGCAGGAAGGAGATGAAAATCCTCGAGATTTCACCACTCTGTTTGACATGAGCATCTATCAGCTGGATACTTCTTCTCTCTCCAAAGTCATCAA GTCCTATAAGGAACTGAATGTGAAGCATGAGACTCTTCAGCTTATCCAGCCACAGTTTGAGGCTCCGCTCCCTGCGCTTCAGCCTGCT GTATTCCCTCCATCGTTCCGTGAACCTTCTGCACCAGCCCTTGAGCTGTTTGATTTGGATGAGAATTTCTCTTCTGAAAAATCACGGCTGGCCCAAATAACAAATCGAT GCACCGAAGATGACCTGGAGTTTTATGTACGGAAGTGTGGGGATATCCTGGGGGTAACTGGAAACCTACCAAAGGAAGAACAAGATGCCAAACACATTCTTCAGCACATTTTTTTCCAAGTCGTTGAATTCAAGAAACTTAATCAG